The Serratia rhizosphaerae genome has a segment encoding these proteins:
- the mtnA gene encoding S-methyl-5-thioribose-1-phosphate isomerase, with the protein MRPLNTTSLILRDNRLWILDQQALPQEKRWLASDSVEELVDHIHALRVRGAPLIGLSASLLLALLAERGLARDDVMQALSTLRAARPTAVNLMNNLDRIKQALAQPAWRAAVSAEAWRLVEEDRALCERIADHGAALVAPGSRLLTHCNTGGLATAGIGTAIGVLLRAHQQGKVEHVWVDETRPLLQGGRLTAWEMGELGIPYRLICDSMAASLMAQGQVDAVWVGADRIAANGDVANKIGTYSLAVLAHYHGIPFYVAAPHTTHDPTCADGAAIPIEQRAAEEVAGVSGSFGQCRWAPEDADVYNPAFDVTPSALISGWVLDSGVITPQQVKAGIFQQALG; encoded by the coding sequence ATGCGCCCTCTTAACACCACCAGTTTGATACTGCGCGACAACCGGCTGTGGATCCTCGATCAGCAGGCGTTGCCCCAGGAAAAACGCTGGCTTGCCAGCGACAGCGTTGAAGAACTCGTCGACCATATCCACGCCCTGCGCGTGCGCGGCGCACCGCTGATCGGGCTGTCCGCCAGCCTGCTGCTGGCTCTGCTGGCCGAGCGCGGCCTCGCCCGCGATGACGTCATGCAGGCGCTGAGCACGCTGCGGGCGGCGCGGCCGACCGCCGTTAATCTGATGAATAATCTGGATCGCATTAAGCAGGCGCTGGCGCAGCCGGCGTGGCGCGCAGCGGTAAGCGCGGAAGCCTGGCGGCTGGTGGAAGAAGATCGCGCCCTGTGCGAGCGCATCGCCGACCACGGCGCGGCGCTGGTCGCCCCCGGCAGCCGGCTGCTGACCCACTGCAACACCGGCGGGCTGGCCACCGCCGGCATCGGCACGGCGATTGGCGTGCTGCTGCGCGCCCACCAGCAGGGCAAAGTGGAACACGTGTGGGTGGATGAAACCCGTCCTCTGCTGCAAGGCGGCCGGCTGACCGCCTGGGAAATGGGCGAGCTGGGCATCCCCTACCGGCTGATCTGCGATTCGATGGCCGCCAGCCTGATGGCGCAGGGACAGGTCGATGCGGTGTGGGTCGGCGCCGATCGCATCGCCGCCAACGGCGACGTCGCCAACAAGATCGGCACCTACAGCCTGGCGGTGCTGGCGCATTATCACGGCATTCCGTTTTACGTCGCCGCACCGCACACCACGCACGATCCGACCTGCGCCGACGGCGCCGCCATTCCGATTGAGCAGCGCGCCGCCGAGGAAGTGGCCGGTGTCAGCGGCAGCTTCGGCCAGTGCCGCTGGGCGCCGGAAGACGCCGACGTGTATAACCCGGCGTTTGACGTAACGCCGTCAGCGCTGATTAGCGGTTGGGTGCTGGACAGCGGCGTGATTACGCCGCAGCAGGTCAAGGCGGGGATTTTCCAGCAGGCGCTGGGGTAA
- the mtnC gene encoding acireductone synthase, whose protein sequence is MIRAIVTDIEGTTSDIRFVHQVLFPYARQHLADYVRRHADDGEVAEALAALRAEIAQPQADAEQLIAALYRFMDEDRKSTALKALQGIVWRSGYHNGDFRGHLYPEVATQLAAWQRQGIGLYVYSSGSVEAQKLLFGYSEAGDLQPLFSGYFDTRVGAKREAGSYHNIAAAIGLAPSELLFLSDIRQELDAAHDAGWHGCQLIRGEDDPHSRHPQVNRFDRIDLGEFC, encoded by the coding sequence ATGATTCGCGCGATTGTTACCGATATTGAAGGCACCACCAGCGATATCCGCTTTGTGCATCAGGTGCTGTTTCCCTACGCCCGCCAGCATCTGGCCGATTATGTACGCCGCCATGCGGACGACGGCGAGGTGGCCGAGGCGTTGGCGGCGCTGCGGGCAGAGATCGCGCAGCCGCAGGCCGATGCCGAGCAGCTGATCGCCGCTCTGTACCGTTTTATGGATGAAGATCGCAAATCCACCGCGCTGAAGGCGCTGCAGGGCATCGTCTGGCGCAGCGGTTACCACAACGGCGACTTTCGCGGCCATCTCTATCCGGAGGTGGCGACGCAGCTGGCGGCGTGGCAGCGGCAGGGTATCGGACTGTATGTCTACTCCTCCGGCTCGGTTGAAGCGCAGAAACTGCTGTTCGGCTACAGCGAAGCCGGCGATCTGCAGCCGCTGTTCAGCGGTTATTTTGATACCCGCGTCGGCGCCAAACGCGAGGCGGGTTCATACCACAATATCGCCGCGGCCATCGGCCTGGCGCCGTCCGAACTGCTGTTCCTGTCGGATATCCGCCAGGAGCTGGACGCGGCGCACGACGCCGGCTGGCACGGTTGTCAGCTGATTCGCGGCGAGGACGATCCGCACAGCCGCCACCCGCAGGTTAACCGCTTTGATCGTATCGACTTAGGGGAGTTTTGCTGA
- a CDS encoding class II glutamine amidotransferase: protein MCELLGMSANVPTDICFSFTGLVQRGGRTGPHKDGWGITFYEGNGCRTFKDPQPSFNSPIARLVQDYPIKSCAVISHIRQANRGEVALENTHPFTRELWGRNWTYAHNGQLKGYRNLETGTFRPIGQTDSEYAFCWLLHQLSLKYPRTPGRWPAVFRYIALLAQQLRSKGVFNMLLSDGQYVMAFCSTNLYWITRRAPFGKATLLDQDVEIDFQRQTTPNDVVTVIATQPLTGNETWHKIEPGEFALFHYGERLL, encoded by the coding sequence ATGTGTGAACTGCTCGGGATGAGCGCGAATGTGCCGACCGATATCTGTTTCAGTTTTACCGGCCTGGTGCAGCGCGGCGGCCGCACCGGTCCGCATAAAGACGGTTGGGGCATCACCTTCTATGAAGGCAACGGCTGCCGCACGTTTAAAGATCCGCAGCCCAGTTTCAATTCGCCGATCGCCCGTCTGGTGCAGGACTACCCAATCAAGTCCTGCGCGGTAATTTCGCATATCCGCCAGGCCAACCGCGGCGAGGTGGCGCTGGAAAATACCCATCCGTTTACCCGCGAGCTGTGGGGACGCAACTGGACTTACGCGCACAACGGCCAGCTGAAAGGCTACCGTAACCTGGAAACCGGCACCTTCCGCCCGATCGGCCAGACCGACAGCGAATATGCATTCTGCTGGCTGCTGCACCAGCTGTCGCTGAAATACCCGCGTACGCCGGGCCGCTGGCCGGCGGTGTTCCGCTATATCGCGCTGCTGGCGCAGCAGCTGCGCAGTAAAGGCGTGTTCAATATGCTGCTGTCGGACGGCCAGTACGTGATGGCCTTCTGCTCGACCAATCTGTACTGGATCACGCGCCGCGCGCCGTTTGGCAAGGCGACGCTGCTCGATCAGGACGTGGAGATTGATTTTCAGCGGCAGACCACGCCGAACGACGTGGTCACGGTGATTGCCACCCAGCCGCTGACCGGCAATGAAACCTGGCACAAGATTGAGCCAGGCGAGTTTGCCTTATTTCACTACGGTGAGCGGCTGCTGTGA
- a CDS encoding 1,2-dihydroxy-3-keto-5-methylthiopentene dioxygenase — translation MSALTIYSDEQPQQPLWQSRDGEQIRRQLEQVGVRFERWQADRVLEDDPQPEAVIAAYQHAIDRLVAEKGYQSWDVIAMRPDHPQREDLRQKFLSEHTHGEDEVRFFVEGAGLFCLHLNQRVYQILCEKNDLISVPAHTPHWFDMGAAPHFTAIRVFDNPQGWIAQFTGDPIADAFPRLD, via the coding sequence ATGAGCGCCTTGACCATTTATAGCGATGAACAGCCGCAGCAGCCGCTGTGGCAGAGCCGCGACGGCGAGCAGATCCGCCGGCAGCTGGAGCAGGTCGGCGTGCGTTTCGAACGCTGGCAGGCGGATCGCGTGCTGGAGGATGATCCGCAGCCGGAGGCGGTGATCGCCGCCTATCAGCACGCCATCGATCGGCTGGTGGCGGAAAAGGGCTACCAAAGCTGGGATGTGATCGCCATGCGCCCGGATCATCCGCAGCGCGAGGATCTGCGGCAGAAGTTTTTATCGGAACATACCCACGGCGAAGATGAGGTGCGTTTCTTTGTCGAGGGCGCCGGGCTGTTTTGCCTGCATCTGAACCAGCGGGTGTATCAGATCCTGTGTGAAAAAAACGATCTGATCTCGGTGCCGGCCCATACGCCGCACTGGTTTGATATGGGCGCCGCGCCGCATTTTACCGCCATTCGCGTGTTTGATAATCCGCAGGGCTGGATCGCGCAGTTTACCGGCGATCCGATCGCCGACGCGTTCCCGCGTCTGGATTAA
- a CDS encoding methylthioribulose 1-phosphate dehydratase gives MSENEQLSALLAVCHWIGDKGWCPATGGNMSLRLNDEHCLVTESGRDKGSLREQDFLRVEIASNAAPDGRTPSAETGLHTLLYRLYPQVNAVLHTHSVNATVLSRVEKGSALRLQGYEMQKSLSGQRSHQDEVCIPIFDNDQDIARLAAQVSAYAEQTPLAYGFLVRGHGLYCWGRQVQEARRHLEGLEFLFQCELQRRLLEAQ, from the coding sequence ATTGGCGACAAAGGCTGGTGCCCGGCTACCGGCGGCAATATGTCGCTGCGCCTGAATGACGAACACTGCCTGGTGACCGAATCCGGCAGGGATAAGGGCAGCCTGCGCGAGCAGGATTTTCTGCGGGTGGAGATCGCCAGCAATGCCGCGCCGGACGGGCGCACCCCGTCGGCGGAGACCGGCCTGCATACGCTGCTGTATCGTCTCTATCCGCAGGTGAACGCCGTCTTGCATACCCACTCGGTCAATGCCACGGTGTTGTCGCGAGTGGAAAAGGGCAGCGCGCTGCGGCTGCAGGGTTATGAAATGCAAAAATCGCTCAGCGGCCAGCGCAGCCATCAGGACGAGGTATGCATCCCGATCTTCGACAACGACCAGGATATTGCCCGGCTGGCGGCGCAGGTGTCGGCCTATGCCGAACAGACGCCGCTGGCGTACGGTTTTCTGGTTCGCGGCCACGGGCTGTACTGCTGGGGGCGGCAGGTGCAGGAAGCGCGCCGTCACCTTGAAGGGCTGGAGTTTTTATTCCAGTGTGAACTGCAACGTCGTTTATTGGAGGCGCAATGA
- the dpaA gene encoding peptidoglycan meso-diaminopimelic acid protein amidase encodes MSRIALLFAMLVSMPMITACSASEQVPETPVVKQQLMGSPVYIQIFKEERTLELYAKMGNEFRLVNSFPICNYSGGLGPKRVQGDFKSPEGFYSVDVRHLKPDSRYYRAINIGFPNAYDRAQGYSGAYLMIHGECKSIGCYAMTNGYMDEIYRYVAAAFNNGQRLVDISIYPFRMTEQNMIRHRSSVYASFWRQLKPGYDYFVKNHQPPTMQVANGQYVLGKPLMNGGQSNTLFASTTQPATTSGAQSGNPFSPSQQPLTVVK; translated from the coding sequence ATGAGCAGAATCGCGCTGTTATTTGCGATGCTGGTTTCTATGCCGATGATCACCGCCTGCAGCGCCAGCGAGCAGGTGCCTGAAACACCGGTTGTTAAACAGCAATTAATGGGTTCGCCCGTCTATATCCAGATATTTAAAGAAGAGCGGACGTTAGAACTTTACGCCAAGATGGGCAATGAGTTCCGTCTGGTGAATAGTTTTCCGATCTGTAACTATTCCGGCGGACTGGGGCCGAAACGCGTCCAGGGCGACTTTAAGAGTCCCGAGGGCTTTTATAGCGTCGACGTGCGCCATCTGAAACCCGACAGCCGCTATTATCGGGCGATTAATATCGGCTTCCCGAATGCGTACGACCGCGCGCAGGGCTATTCCGGCGCCTACCTGATGATCCACGGCGAATGTAAATCCATCGGCTGCTACGCCATGACCAACGGTTATATGGATGAGATCTACCGCTATGTGGCGGCGGCGTTCAACAACGGCCAGCGTCTGGTGGATATCAGCATCTACCCGTTCCGCATGACCGAACAGAACATGATACGCCACCGCTCCTCGGTGTACGCCAGCTTCTGGCGTCAGCTGAAGCCGGGCTATGACTACTTTGTCAAAAACCACCAGCCGCCGACCATGCAGGTCGCCAACGGCCAGTATGTGCTGGGCAAACCGCTGATGAACGGCGGGCAGTCGAATACGCTGTTCGCCTCGACAACGCAGCCGGCAACCACCTCCGGCGCGCAGTCAGGCAACCCGTTCAGCCCGTCACAGCAGCCGCTCACCGTAGTGAAATAA
- the mtnK gene encoding S-methyl-5-thioribose kinase, whose protein sequence is MSLYRTFTAADAVEYARQFGQLADPHTLVSAEEIGDGNLNLVFKIRDREGVSRAIVKQALPYVRCVGESWPLTLDRARIEAQTLLIHGEFCPRHTVRVLHHDAELAVMVQEDLSDHQIWRNALIAGHYYPLAVGQLAEYLAQTLFHTSDFYQNAQQKKAQVSRFTNPELCQITEDLFFSDPYCDHERNQFDEALLPQVRELRHDAALKLAVAGLKHRFLSKAEALLHGDIHSGSIFVAEGRLKAIDAEFGFYGPIGFDVGTALGNLLLNYCGLPGLLGPRDAAAGREQRLQDVRELWLIFADRFLALCQQKTEDAALATSGYAERFLQQVWQDAVGYCGTELIRRTIGLAHVADLDAIEDADMRAECQRNALSLGRALIVNEPQMANVDELLARIRQHS, encoded by the coding sequence ATGTCGCTTTACCGTACCTTTACGGCAGCCGATGCCGTTGAATACGCCCGCCAGTTCGGACAACTGGCCGATCCGCACACGCTGGTCAGCGCCGAGGAGATCGGCGACGGCAACCTGAACCTGGTGTTTAAAATCCGCGACCGGGAAGGCGTCAGCCGGGCGATCGTCAAGCAGGCGCTGCCGTACGTACGCTGCGTCGGTGAGTCCTGGCCGCTGACGCTCGACCGGGCGCGCATTGAGGCCCAAACGCTGCTGATCCATGGCGAGTTCTGCCCGCGCCATACCGTGCGCGTACTGCATCATGACGCGGAGCTGGCGGTGATGGTGCAGGAAGATCTCTCCGACCACCAAATCTGGCGCAACGCGCTGATCGCCGGGCATTACTATCCGTTGGCGGTCGGCCAGCTGGCGGAGTATCTGGCGCAGACGCTGTTTCATACCTCTGATTTTTACCAAAATGCGCAGCAGAAAAAGGCGCAGGTCAGCCGCTTTACCAACCCCGAGCTGTGCCAGATTACCGAAGATCTGTTTTTCAGCGATCCTTACTGCGACCACGAACGCAATCAGTTTGACGAAGCGCTGCTGCCGCAGGTACGCGAGCTGCGCCACGACGCGGCGCTGAAGCTGGCGGTCGCCGGGCTGAAGCACCGTTTTCTCAGCAAAGCCGAAGCGTTATTGCACGGCGATATTCACAGCGGCTCGATATTTGTTGCCGAAGGGCGGCTGAAGGCGATTGATGCCGAATTCGGCTTCTACGGGCCGATCGGCTTCGACGTGGGTACCGCGCTGGGCAACCTGCTGCTGAACTACTGCGGGTTGCCGGGGCTGCTTGGCCCGCGCGACGCCGCCGCCGGCCGCGAACAGCGGCTGCAGGACGTGCGCGAGCTGTGGCTGATTTTCGCCGACCGCTTTCTGGCGCTGTGTCAGCAAAAGACGGAAGATGCCGCGCTGGCGACGTCCGGCTATGCGGAGCGCTTCCTGCAGCAGGTATGGCAGGATGCGGTGGGCTATTGCGGTACCGAACTGATTCGCCGCACCATCGGCCTGGCGCACGTCGCCGATCTGGATGCGATTGAGGATGCTGATATGCGCGCCGAATGCCAGCGTAACGCGCTGAGCCTGGGGCGGGCGCTGATCGTTAATGAGCCGCAGATGGCCAATGTCGATGAGCTGCTGGCGCGTATTCGCCAGCACAGTTAA
- the fadE gene encoding acyl-CoA dehydrogenase FadE, with protein MMVLSIVVLLALISVLFYHRVNLTLSSLLLLAYTAVMGVIGLWSFWMLLPLAVILLPLNVTSLRRGWLSAPALKAFRKVMPPMSTTEKEAIDAGTTWWEGDLFRGAPDWNKLHNYPQPQLSAEEQAFLDGPVEEACRMANDFQITHELADLPPELWAYLKEHRFFAMIIKKEFGGLEFSPYAQARVLQKLAGVSGILAITVGVPNSLGPGELLQHYGTEEQKNRYLPGLARGEEIPCFALTSPEAGSDAGAIPDVGTVCMGEWQGEQVLGMRLTWNKRYITLAPVATVLGLAFKLYDPNHLLSDDEAPGITCALIPTSTPGVEIGNRHFPLNIPFQNGPTRGTDVFVPIDYIIGGPKMAGQGWRMLVECLSVGRGITLPSNSTGSVKSLALGIGAYAHIRRQFKIAIGKMEGIEEPLARIAGNTYVMDAAASLITYALVQGEKPAVLSAIVKYHCTHRGQQSTIDAMDIAGGKGIMLGESNFLARAYQGAPIAITVEGANILTRTMMIFGQGAIRCHPYVLQEMAAAQNNDLADFDRALFGHLGHVGSNKVRSFWLGLTNGRTSASPTKDATRRYYQQLNRLSANLALLSDVSMGVLGGDLKRRERISARLGDILSQMYLASATLKRFEDEGRQKDDLPLVHWGVQDCLHQAEQALDDLLRNFPNRFIAGALRLVILPFGRVHQAPSDRLDHQLAKILQQPSATRSRLGRGQYLAASEHNPIGLLEEALVDVIAAEPIHARLCKEAGKNLPFTRLDRLAQRALEEGKISDEEARILTKAEESRLRSINVDDFAPEALAAQQPEKPQPQEKRRPHTEAA; from the coding sequence ATGATGGTTCTTAGTATTGTTGTGCTACTGGCGCTTATCAGCGTGCTGTTCTACCACCGGGTAAATCTGACCCTCAGCAGCCTGCTGCTGTTGGCCTATACCGCCGTCATGGGCGTTATCGGCCTGTGGAGTTTCTGGATGCTGCTGCCGCTGGCCGTGATCCTGCTGCCGCTGAACGTGACGTCACTGCGTCGCGGCTGGCTGTCCGCACCGGCGTTAAAAGCGTTCCGTAAAGTGATGCCGCCGATGTCCACCACAGAGAAAGAGGCGATCGACGCCGGTACCACCTGGTGGGAAGGCGATCTGTTCCGCGGCGCGCCGGACTGGAACAAGCTGCATAACTATCCGCAGCCGCAGCTGAGCGCCGAAGAGCAGGCGTTCCTCGACGGCCCGGTGGAAGAAGCCTGCCGTATGGCCAACGACTTCCAGATCACTCATGAGCTGGCCGATCTGCCGCCGGAGCTGTGGGCATACCTGAAAGAGCACCGCTTCTTTGCCATGATCATCAAGAAAGAGTTCGGCGGGCTGGAGTTCTCACCTTACGCCCAGGCGCGCGTGCTACAGAAACTGGCGGGTGTGTCCGGCATTCTGGCGATCACCGTCGGCGTACCGAACTCCCTCGGCCCGGGCGAGCTGCTGCAGCATTACGGCACCGAAGAGCAAAAAAACCGTTATCTGCCGGGCCTGGCGCGCGGCGAAGAGATCCCGTGCTTCGCGCTGACCAGCCCTGAGGCCGGTTCGGATGCCGGCGCCATTCCGGACGTCGGCACCGTGTGCATGGGCGAGTGGCAAGGCGAACAGGTTCTGGGCATGCGCCTGACCTGGAACAAGCGCTATATCACGCTGGCGCCGGTGGCTACCGTGCTCGGCCTGGCGTTTAAACTGTACGACCCGAATCACCTGCTGAGCGACGACGAAGCGCCGGGCATCACCTGCGCGCTGATCCCGACCAGCACGCCGGGCGTGGAGATCGGCAACCGCCACTTCCCGCTGAACATTCCGTTCCAGAACGGCCCGACGCGCGGCACCGACGTCTTCGTCCCGATCGACTACATTATCGGCGGGCCGAAAATGGCCGGTCAGGGCTGGCGCATGCTGGTTGAGTGTCTGTCGGTCGGTCGCGGCATCACGCTGCCTTCCAACTCCACCGGCAGCGTGAAATCGCTGGCGCTGGGCATCGGCGCCTACGCCCATATCCGCCGTCAGTTCAAAATCGCCATCGGCAAGATGGAAGGGATCGAAGAACCGCTGGCGCGCATCGCCGGCAACACCTATGTGATGGATGCCGCCGCCTCGCTGATTACCTATGCGCTGGTGCAGGGCGAAAAACCGGCGGTGCTGTCAGCGATCGTCAAATACCACTGTACCCACCGCGGTCAGCAGTCAACGATTGACGCCATGGATATCGCCGGCGGTAAGGGCATTATGCTGGGCGAATCCAACTTCCTGGCCCGCGCCTATCAGGGCGCGCCGATCGCCATCACCGTGGAAGGGGCCAATATCCTGACCCGTACCATGATGATCTTCGGTCAGGGGGCGATCCGCTGCCATCCTTACGTCCTGCAGGAAATGGCGGCGGCGCAGAACAACGATCTGGCCGATTTCGACCGGGCGCTGTTCGGCCACCTCGGCCACGTGGGCAGCAACAAGGTACGCAGCTTCTGGCTCGGCCTGACCAACGGCCGCACCAGCGCCTCGCCGACCAAAGACGCCACCCGCCGCTACTATCAGCAGCTGAACCGCCTGAGCGCCAACCTGGCGCTGCTGTCGGACGTCTCTATGGGCGTACTGGGCGGCGATCTGAAGCGTCGCGAACGCATTTCCGCACGCCTGGGGGATATTCTCAGCCAGATGTATCTGGCCTCCGCCACGCTGAAACGTTTTGAAGATGAAGGACGTCAGAAGGACGATCTGCCGCTGGTGCACTGGGGCGTGCAGGACTGTCTGCATCAGGCCGAGCAGGCGCTGGACGATCTGCTGCGCAACTTCCCGAACCGCTTTATCGCCGGGGCGCTGCGGCTGGTGATCCTGCCGTTCGGCCGCGTGCATCAGGCGCCGTCCGATCGTCTGGATCACCAGTTGGCGAAGATCCTGCAGCAACCGTCCGCCACCCGCAGCCGTCTGGGACGCGGGCAGTACCTGGCCGCCAGCGAGCACAACCCGATAGGCCTGCTGGAAGAGGCGCTGGTGGATGTGATCGCCGCCGAGCCGATTCATGCCCGCCTGTGTAAAGAGGCCGGTAAAAACCTGCCGTTCACCCGGCTGGATCGTCTGGCGCAGCGCGCACTGGAAGAAGGCAAGATCAGCGATGAGGAAGCGCGCATCCTGACCAAGGCCGAAGAGAGCCGTCTGCGTTCGATCAACGTGGATGACTTCGCACCGGAGGCGCTGGCGGCGCAGCAGCCGGAAAAGCCGCAGCCGCAGGAGAAACGCCGTCCGCATACTGAAGCGGCGTAA
- the lpcA gene encoding D-sedoheptulose 7-phosphate isomerase: MYHDLIRSELNEAADTLAKFISDDANIDAIQRAAVLLADSFKAGGKVISCGNGGSHCDAMHFAEELTGRYRENRPGYPAIAISDVSHLSCVSNDFGYDYVFSRYVEAVGREGDVLLGISTSGNSGNIIKAIEAARAQGMKVITLTGKDGGKMAGSADVEIRVPHFGYADRIQEIHIKAIHILIQLIEKEMVKA, encoded by the coding sequence ATGTACCACGACCTGATTCGCAGTGAACTGAATGAAGCGGCGGATACGCTGGCGAAATTTATCAGCGATGACGCCAACATCGACGCCATTCAGCGCGCCGCCGTATTGCTGGCCGATTCCTTTAAAGCCGGCGGCAAGGTGATCTCCTGCGGCAACGGCGGTTCGCACTGCGACGCGATGCATTTCGCCGAAGAGCTGACCGGCCGCTACCGCGAGAACCGTCCGGGCTACCCGGCGATTGCCATTTCCGACGTGAGCCACCTGTCCTGCGTCAGCAACGACTTCGGTTATGACTATGTGTTCTCCCGCTATGTGGAAGCCGTGGGTCGCGAAGGCGACGTGCTGCTGGGCATCTCTACCTCCGGCAACTCCGGCAACATCATCAAGGCGATTGAAGCAGCGCGCGCCCAAGGGATGAAGGTGATCACCCTGACCGGCAAAGACGGCGGTAAAATGGCCGGTTCCGCCGATGTGGAAATCCGCGTGCCGCACTTCGGCTACGCTGACCGCATTCAGGAAATCCATATCAAAGCGATTCATATCTTGATTCAGCTGATCGAAAAAGAGATGGTTAAGGCTTAA